The following coding sequences lie in one Devosia litorisediminis genomic window:
- a CDS encoding methyl-accepting chemotaxis protein yields the protein MAILLGNIRLTFAIAAMAIGSITIAIAAVVAGLFVSLSGTASTDVANALSSATRITSEILRVNLPSLEVVPDEQGNVAGLTMRSMPRFRNHGVIDTISDVTAQQAAIYVFDAEVGPDFLVGTTSLMAGTEERLLERPIMAGTELFKSMMANQTVRVNETINGVQYATRYQPIAMADGTVIGALFVAVERAPIEAVVGQSMTMLAIVGGLALLVIGIVALLLSRALTRPIPQLSMAMTAIADGALETEVPYTRNGNEIGTMARAVEVFRTNSQRIAQLGAETNRHLEEAADHTGQLNAISMSQLVAEFTLGGELITANDRFLQLLGYSAEQIVGKPNAQLLFDASASDPGYRQFWADLAGGTFKSGEYRRRTRDGREVWIQSTFTPILGLDGAPYKVVQFATDVTARKQAVAAVGAALLALADGDLTQRIDTAFEAEFEELRHALNSTVTRFADIVGQLRETSRSIRVATGEILGGANDLSERTTKQAATIEETSAAMEQLASTVLRNAQNAEAASMKSRGVSRTAQEGGDVMSQATGAMEKITSSSGKISNIIGMIDDIAFQTNLLALNASVEAARAGDAGKGFAVVAVEVRRLAQSAASASADVKLLVEQSASEVSGGTKLVADAAGKLEAILEGIRENSLVMEGIARDSKEQASSIEEVSVAVRQMDEMTQHNAALVEQTNAAIEQTEGQASELDRIVDIFVLDADEFGRSQLVTSTSRAA from the coding sequence ATGGCTATCCTGCTGGGCAATATCCGCCTGACCTTCGCGATTGCGGCCATGGCAATCGGCTCAATCACCATAGCCATCGCGGCTGTGGTGGCGGGGCTGTTTGTCAGCCTGTCGGGCACGGCCAGTACTGATGTGGCCAATGCGCTGTCCAGCGCCACGCGGATCACCTCGGAAATCCTGCGGGTCAACCTGCCCAGTCTGGAAGTGGTCCCCGATGAGCAGGGCAATGTGGCCGGGCTGACCATGCGATCGATGCCGCGTTTCCGCAATCATGGGGTGATCGACACCATCTCGGACGTTACCGCGCAGCAGGCTGCGATCTATGTCTTTGATGCCGAGGTCGGCCCCGATTTTCTGGTCGGTACAACCAGCCTGATGGCAGGTACCGAAGAACGGCTGCTGGAACGCCCCATCATGGCGGGCACCGAGCTGTTCAAATCGATGATGGCCAACCAGACCGTGCGGGTCAACGAGACCATTAACGGGGTTCAGTACGCTACACGCTACCAGCCCATCGCGATGGCGGACGGGACGGTGATCGGCGCGTTGTTTGTTGCTGTCGAGCGCGCACCGATCGAAGCGGTCGTTGGACAGAGCATGACGATGCTGGCCATTGTGGGTGGCCTGGCACTGCTGGTCATCGGTATTGTGGCGCTGCTGCTGTCACGGGCACTGACACGGCCTATTCCGCAATTGTCGATGGCCATGACCGCCATTGCAGACGGTGCGCTTGAAACCGAGGTGCCCTATACCCGCAATGGCAATGAGATCGGCACCATGGCGCGGGCCGTGGAAGTGTTTCGCACCAATTCCCAGCGCATCGCGCAGCTGGGCGCCGAGACCAATCGTCATCTCGAAGAGGCGGCGGATCACACCGGCCAGCTCAACGCCATTTCCATGTCGCAACTGGTTGCAGAGTTTACCCTGGGGGGCGAACTGATCACGGCCAATGACCGGTTTCTCCAGCTATTGGGGTATTCCGCCGAGCAGATCGTGGGCAAGCCCAATGCGCAATTGCTGTTTGATGCCAGCGCATCTGATCCCGGCTATCGCCAGTTCTGGGCCGACCTTGCCGGGGGTACATTCAAATCAGGCGAATATCGCCGCCGCACGCGCGATGGACGCGAAGTGTGGATACAAAGCACATTCACACCCATTTTGGGGCTGGATGGAGCGCCATACAAGGTGGTTCAGTTCGCTACCGACGTGACAGCACGCAAACAGGCTGTTGCTGCTGTGGGGGCCGCGCTGCTGGCTCTGGCGGATGGTGACCTGACGCAGCGCATTGATACCGCCTTCGAGGCCGAGTTCGAGGAATTGCGCCACGCGCTCAACAGCACCGTGACCCGGTTTGCCGACATTGTCGGACAGCTGCGCGAAACCTCGCGTTCCATTCGCGTTGCCACCGGCGAAATTCTGGGTGGGGCCAATGATCTGAGCGAGCGCACGACCAAGCAGGCTGCCACCATCGAGGAAACCTCGGCGGCCATGGAGCAGCTTGCCAGCACCGTCTTGCGCAATGCCCAGAATGCTGAGGCGGCCAGTATGAAATCGCGGGGTGTGTCGCGCACCGCCCAGGAAGGCGGCGATGTGATGAGCCAGGCAACCGGCGCGATGGAAAAGATCACCAGTTCGTCGGGCAAGATTTCCAACATTATCGGCATGATCGACGACATTGCCTTCCAGACCAACCTGCTGGCGCTCAACGCCTCGGTTGAAGCGGCGCGGGCTGGTGATGCGGGCAAGGGCTTTGCCGTGGTGGCCGTGGAAGTGCGCCGTCTGGCGCAGTCTGCGGCCTCGGCGTCGGCTGATGTGAAGTTGCTGGTCGAACAGAGCGCCAGCGAGGTCTCTGGGGGAACCAAGCTGGTGGCCGATGCCGCTGGCAAGCTCGAGGCGATCCTTGAAGGCATTCGTGAGAACAGTCTGGTGATGGAAGGTATTGCCCGAGACAGCAAGGAGCAGGCGTCTTCGATTGAAGAGGTCAGTGTTGCCGTGCGGCAGATGGATGAGATGACCCAGCACAATGCGGCGCTGGTCGAACAGACCAATGCGGCCATTGAACAGACCGAAGGGCAGGCCAGCGAGTTGGACCGCATCGTCGACATTTTCGTGCTCGATGCGGACGAATTTGGGCGCTCTCAACTGGTTACGTCAACGTCAAGAGCGGCCTGA
- a CDS encoding F0F1 ATP synthase subunit epsilon produces MAEGLKIEIVSPERLVLSEVVTSVTVPGSEGYLTVMNDHAPFMTTLRRGFITVNGLNGRDEIFFVKGGFADVSADGLTILAEQSSPIVEFDHAELAEQIKAAEAELATAKTPEEQSYAQEVVSALANLAIEAGQINGGHVH; encoded by the coding sequence ATGGCTGAAGGCCTCAAGATCGAGATCGTGTCGCCCGAGCGTCTGGTGCTGTCGGAAGTGGTGACTTCGGTCACCGTGCCGGGCAGCGAAGGCTACCTCACCGTGATGAACGACCATGCGCCGTTCATGACGACGCTGCGTCGTGGTTTCATCACCGTGAATGGCCTGAACGGTCGCGACGAGATCTTTTTCGTCAAGGGCGGCTTTGCCGACGTGTCGGCAGATGGCCTGACCATCCTGGCAGAGCAGTCGTCCCCTATTGTCGAGTTTGATCACGCCGAACTGGCTGAGCAGATCAAGGCTGCCGAGGCGGAACTGGCAACAGCCAAGACGCCTGAAGAGCAGTCGTATGCCCAGGAAGTGGTGAGCGCGCTGGCCAATCTGGCCATCGAGGCAGGCCAGATCAATGGTGGCCACGTCCACTAG
- a CDS encoding F0F1 ATP synthase subunit gamma, whose amino-acid sequence MASLKDLKNRIDSVRSTQKITKAMQMVAAAKLRRAQEAAEAARPYAERMGKVLASLGAVYDGQENAPVLLGGTGKDQVHLLVVATGERGLAGGFNSSIARLAREHAAKLLSEGKTVKMLTVGRKGHDILRRQYADNIVDTFNFREIKQVGFTQAQQVTDKVLEMFNAGEFDVATLYFAKFGSVISQVPTAHQLIPAKLPAQAEGEVENSAVPYEYEPSEEAIVEDLLPRNIAVQVLRALLENSASFYGAQMSAMDNATRNAGEMIGQLQLSYNRQRQAQITKELIEIISGAEAL is encoded by the coding sequence ATGGCTTCGCTAAAGGACCTCAAGAACCGGATCGACTCGGTCAGATCGACCCAGAAGATCACCAAGGCCATGCAGATGGTTGCGGCGGCAAAGCTCCGCCGTGCCCAGGAAGCTGCCGAGGCTGCGCGCCCCTATGCCGAACGCATGGGCAAGGTGCTGGCTTCGCTTGGTGCCGTCTATGACGGTCAGGAAAACGCGCCTGTGCTGCTCGGTGGTACAGGCAAGGATCAGGTGCATTTGCTGGTGGTTGCCACCGGCGAGCGTGGCCTGGCTGGCGGTTTCAACTCCTCGATCGCGCGTCTGGCCCGCGAGCATGCCGCAAAGCTGCTCAGCGAAGGCAAGACCGTCAAGATGCTGACCGTGGGCCGGAAGGGCCACGATATCCTGCGTCGTCAGTATGCCGACAACATCGTGGACACCTTCAATTTCCGTGAGATCAAGCAGGTCGGGTTCACCCAGGCCCAGCAGGTCACGGACAAGGTTCTCGAGATGTTCAACGCCGGCGAGTTCGACGTTGCGACGCTGTATTTTGCCAAGTTCGGCAGCGTGATCAGTCAGGTGCCGACGGCGCATCAGCTGATCCCCGCCAAGCTGCCGGCTCAGGCAGAAGGCGAGGTCGAGAATTCGGCCGTGCCTTACGAATATGAGCCAAGCGAAGAGGCGATCGTGGAAGATCTGCTGCCGCGCAATATTGCGGTTCAGGTGTTGCGCGCTCTGCTGGAAAACAGTGCCTCGTTCTATGGTGCGCAGATGTCCGCAATGGACAATGCGACCCGGAATGCCGGCGAAATGATCGGGCAGTTGCAGCTGAGCTACAACCGTCAGCGTCAGGCCCAGATCACCAAAGAACTCATCGAAATCATTTCGGGCGCGGAAGCGCTCTAA
- the atpA gene encoding F0F1 ATP synthase subunit alpha, translated as MDIKAAEISAILKDQIKNFGQEAQVSEVGQVLSVGDGIARVYGLDKVQAGELVEFPGGIKGMALNLETDNVGVVIFGNDRSIKEGDVVKRTGSIVDTPVGMGLLGRVVDGLGNPIDGKGPIEHTERSRVDVKAPGILPRKSVHEPMSTGLKAIDALIPIGRGQRELIIGDRQTGKSAIILDTFLNQKPAHDANASDTDKLYCIYVAVGQKRSTVAQFVRQLEESGALPYSVVIAATASDPAPLQYIAPFTGCAIGEFFRDNGKHAVIAYDDLTKQAVAYRQMSLLLRRPPGREAYPGDVFYLHSRLLERAAKLNEKHGLGSLTALPVIETQANDVSAYIPTNVISITDGQIFLETNLFFQGIRPAVNVGLSVSRVGSSAQVKAMKQVAGSLKGELSQYREMAAFAQFGSDLDAATQRLLNRGARLTELLKQPQFSPLKMEEQVAVIFAGANGYLDSVPVNKVGDFEQTVLSALRGKYADLLKTIATDKALSDDTRAALKSALDEIKKTYAA; from the coding sequence ATGGACATCAAAGCCGCGGAAATTTCTGCGATCCTCAAGGACCAGATCAAGAATTTCGGCCAGGAAGCCCAGGTTTCCGAAGTCGGTCAGGTGCTTTCCGTCGGTGACGGTATCGCCCGCGTCTACGGTCTGGACAAGGTGCAGGCTGGTGAACTCGTCGAGTTCCCGGGTGGCATTAAGGGCATGGCCCTGAACCTTGAAACCGACAATGTCGGTGTCGTGATCTTCGGCAATGACCGTTCCATCAAGGAAGGCGATGTCGTCAAGCGCACCGGTTCGATCGTGGATACCCCGGTCGGCATGGGTCTGCTGGGTCGCGTTGTTGACGGTCTGGGTAACCCGATCGACGGCAAGGGTCCGATCGAGCACACTGAACGCAGTCGCGTTGACGTCAAGGCGCCCGGCATTCTGCCCCGCAAGTCGGTGCATGAGCCAATGTCGACAGGCCTGAAGGCCATCGATGCGCTGATCCCCATTGGCCGTGGCCAGCGCGAGCTGATCATTGGCGATCGCCAGACCGGCAAGTCGGCCATCATTCTTGATACTTTCCTGAACCAGAAGCCGGCGCATGACGCCAATGCTTCGGACACTGACAAGCTGTATTGCATCTATGTTGCAGTCGGGCAGAAGCGTTCGACCGTTGCGCAGTTCGTGCGTCAGCTCGAAGAATCGGGCGCGCTGCCTTATTCGGTGGTGATCGCGGCAACCGCTTCGGATCCCGCTCCACTGCAGTACATCGCGCCATTCACTGGCTGCGCCATTGGCGAGTTCTTCCGCGACAACGGCAAGCATGCCGTGATCGCCTATGACGATCTGACCAAGCAGGCCGTTGCCTACCGTCAGATGTCGCTGCTGCTGCGTCGTCCACCAGGCCGTGAAGCCTATCCCGGCGACGTGTTCTATCTGCATTCGCGTCTGCTCGAGCGCGCGGCCAAGCTCAATGAAAAGCATGGCCTGGGTTCGCTGACCGCTCTGCCCGTGATTGAAACGCAGGCCAACGACGTGTCGGCCTATATCCCGACCAACGTGATTTCGATCACCGATGGTCAGATCTTCCTGGAAACCAATTTGTTCTTCCAGGGTATCCGTCCTGCTGTGAACGTTGGTCTGTCGGTGTCCCGCGTGGGTTCGTCGGCTCAGGTCAAGGCGATGAAGCAGGTTGCCGGTTCGCTCAAGGGTGAGCTGAGCCAGTATCGCGAAATGGCGGCCTTCGCCCAGTTCGGTTCCGATCTGGATGCGGCCACCCAGCGTCTGCTCAATCGTGGTGCGCGTCTGACCGAGCTGCTCAAGCAGCCGCAGTTCAGCCCGCTCAAGATGGAAGAGCAGGTTGCGGTGATCTTTGCTGGCGCCAATGGCTATCTCGATAGCGTGCCCGTCAACAAGGTTGGCGATTTTGAACAGACCGTGCTTTCCGCCCTGCGTGGCAAGTATGCTGATCTGCTCAAGACCATCGCCACCGACAAGGCCCTGAGCGACGACACCCGTGCCGCGCTCAAGTCCGCACTCGATGAGATCAAGAAGACCTACGCGGCCTAA
- a CDS encoding F0F1 ATP synthase subunit delta, which produces MAAQNSVLTQIARPYASALFDLASSENQLASVETSLSDVSRLIGESADFSRFLRSPVISADNKASALDALLGKAKTNPLVGNFLRLVAQNGRLFALDAIIAGFRELAAQARGEVTADVTSSAPLNADQVAALGETLKAKIGKTVTLNQFVDPSLIGGLQVKVGSQMIDSSLKTKLAAMKIAMKEVG; this is translated from the coding sequence TTGGCAGCGCAGAATTCAGTGCTTACCCAGATCGCTCGGCCATATGCGTCGGCGCTGTTTGATCTCGCTAGCAGCGAGAACCAGTTGGCATCGGTCGAGACGTCTCTATCTGACGTCTCCCGTTTGATCGGAGAAAGCGCGGACTTTTCGCGCTTCCTGCGGTCGCCTGTCATTTCCGCGGACAACAAGGCCAGCGCGCTCGATGCATTGCTGGGCAAGGCCAAGACCAATCCACTGGTCGGCAACTTCCTGCGCCTGGTGGCCCAGAATGGTCGCCTGTTCGCGCTTGATGCCATTATTGCCGGCTTTCGCGAACTGGCCGCGCAGGCGCGTGGCGAGGTGACGGCTGACGTCACCTCCTCGGCGCCGCTGAACGCAGATCAGGTTGCCGCGCTCGGCGAGACGCTCAAGGCCAAGATTGGCAAGACCGTCACGCTCAATCAATTTGTCGATCCATCCTTGATTGGCGGCCTTCAGGTGAAGGTCGGCAGCCAGATGATCGATAGCTCGCTCAAGACAAAACTCGCTGCGATGAAGATCGCCATGAAAGAGGTCGGATAA
- a CDS encoding calcium-binding protein → MSNVMFTVGMPTYDWNALYRSALQSGVFNVTDNSPQTSISLTTGTTVLVISGIDLRADAARNMTSGDITGLVVFSDGQEVARIENFVTAGSYTDLQTILTEFDNPAPNEGVIGFALANLLLMEPIDVAGSADRDVFGSSIVGGDTVALNEGNDAYILDTPAAAVTLDGGSGNDFLQMGFQRTNGVVIDFGTGEVIERATLNLLANFTSFESGRGSQFDDEFYGADIEGDGYFIEASLGNDNYYMHGDSYVRVSYRFFFEQTGIAGGIDANLGTGIVIKPGAGGTDRLFGIDTLQGTNYDDVFYGSVFNNEFEGMDGADTINGSGGYDRVNYSAELGSRGVFVNLSDSSANGAVTGSGGVTVAAHAALDSYGNTDSLISIERIVGTDLNDRIIGDSTDNRFWGEDGNDRLYGHEGHDRLYGGDGNDFLYGGDGDDDLFGGLRNDTIYGEAGDDFIAAGEGHDFINAGSGNFDFIAGSAGNDTIDGDAGYDMYAFDNYDRNRDANGDGNSIEHGGDKITVTLENGVGSGSITGYFGVNPAFAAPRKLALNQTFSNLERIRGTEGRDTFIVGTGFSNTADTNDSFDDPIRSGAGVFEFVGGKGIDTFADANLTGLAMINYDEEKWAHPEFDENNGDWGDHGEMGVVVNLSADNRNIAGFGFVGAGRALDTWGDYDVINGITAFQLTEADDLLLAGQDGVAVRGRGGNDSFTGGDGADQFSGGDGDDIATGGSGNDDLNGDDGNDVLSGGAGRDHLSGQSGNDVLSGDDGNDNLNGDDGDDRLHGGNGHDDVNGGSGNDQLYGDSGNDYLYGDDGDDLIDGGVGDDDLNGGNGKDTIFGGLGNDRVRGQGDNDTLIGDRGHDRIDGDDGDDNIHGDDDASQDTAGGNDTLFGGHGNDLIYGGFGHDRIEGDDGDDIVYGGFGHDEINGGYDHDTIYGENGEDQLFGGSGDDRIDGGMSDDAVQGGEGNDTLFGGAGNDDLYGGNGDDILEGGAGQDFLGGGLGNDIFVLGSEAEGMDTIWDEGGIDLVTSTISRSIANLQQIENLTLLGTGVADATGNYLDNVITGNDKANTIWGADGNDTLFGLDGADTILGGGGDDWISGGLRRDVLSGEGGDDTFAFALIEDAGVYGQRDVITDFSQVLGNRDLFDLEGIDASTLVAGNDAFSFNAIKGAGFSGAGSLTWTQQVAQNRTLIMGDVDGDGSADFHIELTGLITLTTDDFLL, encoded by the coding sequence ATGTCAAACGTAATGTTTACAGTTGGTATGCCAACATACGACTGGAATGCGCTGTATCGTTCTGCACTGCAATCTGGCGTGTTCAACGTCACAGACAACTCACCTCAGACATCGATTAGCCTGACAACTGGCACAACCGTTCTGGTTATTAGCGGTATTGATCTGCGTGCTGATGCCGCGCGCAACATGACTTCTGGTGACATTACCGGTCTTGTTGTTTTCAGCGACGGGCAGGAAGTAGCCCGCATCGAAAACTTTGTCACGGCCGGTAGCTATACCGACTTGCAGACCATTCTGACCGAGTTTGACAACCCTGCTCCCAATGAAGGCGTCATCGGCTTCGCGCTGGCCAACCTGCTTTTGATGGAGCCGATCGATGTTGCCGGTTCGGCCGACCGAGACGTCTTTGGTAGCTCCATTGTCGGCGGGGACACCGTCGCGCTCAATGAGGGCAATGATGCCTATATCCTGGATACCCCTGCCGCCGCCGTTACGCTTGATGGCGGTAGCGGCAATGATTTCCTGCAAATGGGCTTTCAGCGCACCAATGGCGTCGTGATCGACTTTGGCACTGGTGAAGTCATTGAGCGCGCTACCCTGAACCTGCTGGCCAATTTCACCAGCTTTGAATCGGGTCGAGGCAGCCAGTTCGATGACGAGTTTTACGGCGCCGATATCGAGGGCGATGGCTATTTCATCGAAGCGTCACTGGGCAATGATAACTACTATATGCATGGCGATAGCTATGTGCGGGTGAGCTATCGATTCTTCTTTGAGCAGACGGGCATTGCTGGCGGCATTGATGCCAATCTGGGCACGGGTATCGTGATCAAGCCCGGCGCTGGTGGGACCGATCGCCTCTTTGGTATCGATACTCTTCAGGGTACCAATTATGATGATGTTTTCTATGGCAGTGTCTTCAACAACGAATTTGAGGGCATGGACGGCGCCGACACCATTAACGGCAGTGGCGGCTATGATCGCGTCAATTACTCGGCCGAACTGGGTTCCCGCGGGGTCTTCGTCAATCTCTCAGACAGTTCAGCCAACGGCGCCGTGACCGGCAGCGGCGGCGTGACCGTTGCGGCGCATGCCGCACTGGACAGCTACGGCAATACCGACAGCCTGATCAGCATTGAACGCATCGTCGGCACCGATCTCAACGACCGCATCATCGGCGATAGCACCGACAACCGGTTTTGGGGTGAAGACGGCAATGACCGCCTCTACGGCCACGAAGGCCATGACCGCCTGTACGGCGGCGACGGCAATGACTTCCTTTATGGCGGCGATGGCGACGACGATCTGTTCGGTGGGCTGCGCAATGACACCATTTACGGCGAGGCTGGCGATGATTTCATTGCGGCAGGCGAAGGCCACGATTTCATCAATGCTGGCAGCGGCAATTTCGACTTCATCGCAGGCTCGGCTGGCAACGACACGATTGATGGCGATGCCGGCTATGACATGTATGCTTTTGACAATTATGACCGCAATCGAGACGCCAATGGGGATGGCAATTCGATTGAACATGGAGGCGACAAAATTACAGTGACGCTGGAGAACGGTGTCGGCTCCGGTTCAATCACAGGCTATTTCGGCGTTAATCCCGCCTTTGCTGCCCCGCGCAAGCTGGCGCTAAACCAGACCTTCTCAAATCTTGAACGTATCCGCGGCACAGAGGGTCGAGATACATTCATTGTGGGCACCGGATTTTCTAACACCGCAGATACCAATGATAGCTTCGACGACCCCATACGCTCTGGGGCCGGTGTCTTCGAGTTCGTTGGCGGCAAAGGCATCGACACATTTGCTGATGCCAATCTCACCGGCTTGGCAATGATCAACTACGATGAAGAGAAATGGGCCCATCCTGAATTTGATGAGAACAACGGTGATTGGGGTGACCATGGAGAGATGGGCGTCGTCGTCAACTTGAGCGCCGACAACCGCAACATCGCAGGTTTCGGGTTTGTGGGTGCCGGACGTGCACTGGACACTTGGGGTGACTACGACGTCATTAACGGCATTACTGCCTTCCAGCTAACCGAGGCTGATGACTTGCTGCTCGCCGGCCAAGATGGCGTTGCAGTTCGCGGACGTGGTGGAAATGATTCCTTCACGGGGGGCGACGGGGCCGACCAGTTCAGCGGCGGGGATGGCGATGACATCGCAACCGGCGGCAGCGGAAATGACGATCTTAATGGGGACGACGGTAATGACGTCCTCAGCGGCGGAGCCGGGCGCGATCACCTCAGCGGGCAAAGCGGCAATGACGTGCTCAGTGGCGACGACGGCAATGACAATCTAAACGGTGATGATGGCGACGACAGGCTACATGGCGGCAACGGCCACGACGACGTGAATGGCGGAAGCGGCAACGATCAGCTCTACGGCGATTCAGGCAACGACTATCTATATGGTGACGACGGTGATGACCTGATTGATGGTGGAGTTGGCGACGACGACCTTAATGGGGGCAATGGCAAAGATACCATTTTCGGCGGGCTCGGTAATGATCGCGTGCGCGGGCAAGGCGACAATGACACACTGATCGGTGACCGCGGCCATGACCGCATTGACGGCGACGATGGCGATGACAACATCCACGGTGACGACGATGCATCGCAAGACACAGCCGGCGGCAACGATACCCTCTTTGGCGGGCACGGAAATGACCTCATTTACGGCGGTTTTGGTCACGATCGAATTGAGGGCGATGACGGCGATGACATAGTCTATGGCGGCTTCGGCCACGACGAGATCAATGGGGGATACGACCACGACACTATCTACGGCGAGAACGGGGAGGACCAGCTTTTCGGTGGGAGCGGTGACGACCGGATAGACGGGGGAATGAGCGACGACGCTGTTCAAGGCGGTGAAGGCAACGACACCTTGTTTGGCGGCGCTGGTAATGACGACCTATACGGAGGTAATGGTGATGATATTTTGGAAGGCGGTGCCGGCCAGGACTTTCTAGGTGGCGGTCTGGGCAATGACATTTTCGTTCTGGGGTCCGAAGCCGAAGGGATGGACACGATCTGGGATGAAGGTGGCATCGATCTGGTCACATCCACGATTAGCCGCAGCATCGCCAACCTGCAGCAAATCGAAAACCTGACACTTCTTGGCACGGGCGTCGCGGACGCAACTGGCAACTATCTCGACAACGTCATAACCGGCAACGACAAGGCCAACACCATTTGGGGTGCTGATGGCAATGACACGCTATTCGGCCTGGACGGCGCCGATACGATACTCGGGGGTGGAGGGGATGATTGGATCAGCGGCGGCCTCCGCCGTGATGTCCTGAGCGGCGAAGGCGGTGACGACACCTTTGCATTCGCTCTGATCGAGGATGCAGGCGTTTACGGTCAGCGTGACGTTATTACGGACTTCTCACAGGTTCTGGGCAATCGCGACCTCTTTGATCTGGAGGGCATCGATGCCAGTACCTTGGTAGCGGGCAACGATGCGTTCAGTTTCAACGCCATCAAGGGTGCGGGCTTCTCCGGCGCAGGCTCGTTGACCTGGACACAGCAAGTTGCGCAGAACCGCACGCTGATCATGGGTGACGTAGATGGCGACGGCTCAGCCGACTTCCACATTGAGCTGACGGGGCTCATTACGCTGACCACCGATGATTTCCTGCTCTAG